One region of Populus trichocarpa isolate Nisqually-1 chromosome 4, P.trichocarpa_v4.1, whole genome shotgun sequence genomic DNA includes:
- the LOC7453629 gene encoding uncharacterized protein LOC7453629 codes for MVDSSELSAKKVKKKRTLSSHEEKRQKPSKINRIDHDSAKEKDSKQETEEVASPWRNLQLILSIQNREIHLQKKVELAYDFVNSREKGGGKDADVDRETVKVSRVVAFLNDWVQSLLISTDKKIEVDGEGVIEACLDYRCWVIFKFCLEESLRLQVSLSFSRNLLRAIGCVARNVLSVLTVPSVRLKESFFTGSGFELYSVVLDCVSLVFLSHGGLSNENLDLWILSILPVLEFVRKVYGEKLEGGNVGVFALRFSCLVLEPFAKFLRVHPTRKNGFRDFVDKLLEPLLHLLGVLHLQSDESNPGWTRNLLVAVEEVLSQGLFHPTHIDGFLSLRVAEKYSASNDGETKESKTVIQSYHRHFFDKLERIILAKKESAMSGLGELFYLLVDRVKKQKETLVLSDGMKIVERTEGSRHLSGQLSKTLYGSSTPLDTSYGPSILSAEKRKSLFNFFVQITDPLLLEINGYLQSKLEVRPLLLDVHYTIKSINNLLACFLREKLYIKTEDISEGACLNFLKKVYNAILPFMANLLCLPTYNVDSRTQETFTLLARELLAAVGHLLDIEYEVIENDLTRLWFIMLSCLAFGYSFKDAPNECSMTSQILGLGCQLVKLYSELRQVKSTIFAICKATRLIIVYDKGGDAGLNYDSLGFCKISLPHASYAKAVEMLFCSHEFKLAIRNDIYSIPEGQASECIQHLTADLSESMEWMKTTCSLADEEVFGESNANSSMHGFDLQVELFGRGLSEVYALVLDSLNVTAGNSSIVGRTMKDLMAVIRPYMSILVGPESESVNEFISSVTGRTSDVRLAGNTHDMLKFGVSTHWVLVFFSRMYMSCRSLYRQAVSLMPPDVSRKMSAVMGDPFTAYSARDWMNKTDWTDGGYFSWILQPSASLPVIIQSVSDIYLQGYVADCCPLIYVLLTMALQRLVDLNRQIKSFEYLQQSNDNIIQFKLLDDAGSSLYSKRSRKCGKRIAVFKQEATDLTEFLMSYLSFLDNERLPVNSSNAATFVDTCNQALHGSDKWVFGVSSVNEKSLPAAIWWIICQNIDIWSPHASKKKLKMFIKHVILTSLPYITKGCTQVERHHTNEAHFLDKISVHQISAELLADSVLYEHKFVRRHLASRFCNLLEKSILPLFGDVKLNMSPKWKEGLSALENSYVVLSRKSSTCDELTGGKPASHLLSEMAADISRESTAVKFTACQSLLRLLCWMPKGYINSKSFSLYVTSTLNLERLVIGHLLECGDSFFSHKQYELLRLLVACRRALKCLIMAYCEEKVRTTHSALIPVLFEDVHSVLWLSRSVSVVFRLQETLSEDKACEVADMIFSLMDHTSYVFLTLSKYQCPSAVSIIAEKPYTEQLNSDVTQEQSSVNESLPCLDTSNDVESCKSVILIAESLKEQAQDLIISLKDAHCNEKSSDEIDVDWNKLSSMVSCFSGFMWGLASALDHSNATDSDYKAKLLRWKCEVISKISHCINAFADFICFSFHMLFVKDDLQPNHLSATGNFVKSDDRDSSLVSGDSWKVTVNKHGSQSENVTSIAGILSKLDSYECLPLNKEWLQSFLEGDHPKAAVLIRQLLIAASAIVKLNLETKCTPLLSSLVPSFTGISQVLLLKLADGTEVPKPFSFVWLDGVLKYLQELGSHFPITNPTSTRNVFSKLLELHLKALGKCISLQGKEATLTSHDKELSTNTLHSHIGSASLSHPYYLDEFKARLRMSFKSLIRKPSELHLLSAIQAIERALVGVYEGCPIIYEITTGNVDGGKVSSTVAAGIDCLDLVLEYVSGRKRLNVVKRNIQSLVAALFNIILHVQSPLIFYRIAMDSERYNGPDPGAVILMCVEVLTRVSGKHALFQMDSWHVAQSLHIPAALFQDFDQLRISQGPALSNSLLNSGSQDCNTVGGRDTCVVDLQFSVELYTACCRLLYTVLKHHKSESERCISLLQESERVLLHCLEMVDVDLSVRKGYFSLGVHEGVKCASSFRRIYEELRQQKDVFGQHCFKFLSNYIWVYSGYGPLKTGIRREIDEALRPGVYALIDSCSADDLQYLHSVFGEGPCRNTLATLQHDYKLNFQYEGKV; via the exons aTGGTTGATTCTTCTGAGTTATCAGCAAAAAAGGTTAAGAAGAAGCGAACGCTTAGTAGCCATGAAGAGAAACGACAAAAACCTTCCAAAATAAACCGGATTGATCATGATTCAGCGAAAGAGAAGGACTCGAAGCAAGAAACTGAAGAAGTTGCGAGTCCATGGAGGAATTTGCAGCTGATTTTATCGATTCAAAACAGAGAAATTCATCTTCAAAA GAAGGTTGAACTAGCTTATGATTTTGTGAACTCGAGAGAGAAAGGAGGAGGAAAAGACGCCGATGTAGATCGTGAAACGGTGAAAGTATCACGAGTTGTAGCTTTTCTTAATGATTGGGTACAGTCACTTTTGATTTCTACAGATAAGAAAATCGAAGTTGATGGAGAGGGAGTTATTGAGGCGTGTTTGGATTATAGGTGCTGGGTGATTTTCAAGTTTTGCTTGGAGGAGTCTTTGAGATTGCAGGTTTCTTTGAGCTTTTCAAGGAACCTTTTGAGGGCTATAGGGTGTGTTGCGAGAAATGTGCTTTCTGTACTGACAGTCCCATCAGTTCGTTTGAAAGAATCATTTTTTACTGGTTCCGGGTTTGAATTGTACAGTGTTGTGCTTGATTGTGTTTCTCTGGTGTTCTTATCTCATGGTGGCTTGTCGAACGAGAATTTGGACTTGTGGATTTTGTCAATTCTTCCGGTTCTTGAATTTGTTCGCAAAGTGTATGGTGAGAAGCTCGAGGGTGGCAATGTGGGTGTTTTTGCTTTGCGGTTCTCTTGCTTGGTGCTTGAGCCATTTGCCAAGTTCTTGAGGGTTCATCCAACAAGGAAAAATGGATTTCGTGATTTTGTGGATAAACTCCTTGAGCCATTGTTGCATTTGTTGGGTGTCTTGCATCTTCAGAGTGATGAAAGCAATCCTGGCTGGACAAGAAACTTGCTAGTTGCTGTTGAAGAGGTTTTATCACAAGGGTTATTTCATCCAACCCACATTGATGGATTTCTGAGCCTACGTGTTGCAGAGAAGTATTCTGCATCCAATGATGGAGAAACGAAGGAGTCAAAAACTGTCATTCAAAGTTACCACAGACATTTCTTTGATAAACTTGAAAGAATTATTCTTGCAAAGAAGGAATCTGCTATGAGTGGCTTAGGAGAACTGTTCTATTTGCTTGTTGATCGTgtgaaaaagcaaaaagaaactTTAGTTCTGTCCGATGGTATGAAGATAGTGGAGAGAACTGAAGGTTCACGGCACTTGTCTGGTCAACTATCTAAAACGTTATATGGTAGCAGTACTCCTCTAGACACTAGTTATGGACCCAGTATTTTGAgtgcagaaaaaagaaaatcacttttcaatttctttgtACAGATTACAGACCCTCTTTTGCTTGAGATAAATGGCTACCTTCAATCTAAATTGGAAGTACGGCCTCTATTATTGGATGTTCACTACACAATCAAATCTATTAATAATTTACTAGCCTGCTTTTTGCGTGAAAAACTGTATATAAAAACAGAGGATATATCTGAAGGGGCTTGCCTTAATTTCTTGAAGAAGGTTTACAATGCTATATTGCCATTCATGGCCAATTTACTTTGTTTGCCAACATATAATGTAGATTCACGAACACAAGAGACCTTTACTTTATTAGCAAGGGAGCTACTTGCTGCTGTTGGGCACCTATTGGATATCGAGTATGAGGTTATCGAGAATGATTTAACCAGGTTATGGTTTATCATGCTTTCCTGCTTGGCCTTTGGCTATTCATTTAAGGATGCACCAAATGAATGCTCGATGACATCTCAGATACTAGGACTTGGATGTCAGCTGGTCAAGCTTTACAGTGAACTTCGACAG GTGAAAAGTACTATCTTTGCAATCTGCAAAGCGACAAGGCTTATAATAGTATATGACAAAGGTGGTGATGCTGGGCTGAATTATGATAGTTTGGGATTCTGCAAAATTTCTTTACCACATGCATCATATGCAAAAGCAGTGGAAATGTTGTTTTGCTCGCATGAATTTAAACTAGCCATTCGTAATGATATATACTCCATACCAGAAGGGCAGGCAAGTGAGTGCATTCAGCACTTAACTGCAGATCTATCAGAATCCATGGAATGGATGAAGACTACTTGCTCATTGGCAGACGAGGAGGTGTTTGGTGAATCAAATGCAAATTCCAGCATGCATGGTTTTGATCTGCAAGTGGAACTTTTCGGAAGAGGATTGTCTGAAGTATATGCTCTGGTGCTAGATTCATTGAATGTCACAGCTGGGAACAGCAGCATTGTTGGACGAACTATGAAGGACTTGATGGCTGTAATTCGTCCATACATGAGTATTCTGGTAGGACCAGAGTCAGAAAGTGTCAATGAGTTCATCTCTTCCGTGACAGGAAGAACTTCTGATGTCAGGCTTGCTGGAAACACGCATGATATGCTGAAATTTGGAGTGTCCACCCACTGGGTCCTTGTGTTCTTTTCTCGCATGTACATGTCATGCCGAAGTTTATACAGGCAAGCAGTCAGCCTTATGCCTCCAGATGTATCAAGAAAGATGTCAGCAGTAATGGGGGATCCATTTACAGCATATTCTGCAAGGGATTGGATGAATAAAACTGACTGGACAGATGGGggttatttttcttggattctCCAACCATCAGCCTCTCTGCCTGTCATTATACAATCTGTTTCTGACATTTATCTTCAGGGATATGTTGCAGATTGTTGTCCTCTGATTTACGTATTGCTTACTATGGCTCTTCAGAGGCTTGTTGATTTGAACAGGCAGATAAAATCTTTTGAGTATCTGCAGCAAAGCAATGATAATATCATTCAATTTAAGCTGCTTGATGATGCTGGCTCATCACTGTACTCCAAAAGGAGCAGAAAGTGTGGCAAACGCATTGCTGTTTTTAAGCAGGAGGCAACTGATCTTACTGAGTTCCTGATGAGTTACCTCTCCTTTTTGGATAATGAACGACTTCCAGTCAACTCTTCTAATGCTGCAACTTTTGTAGATACCTGCAACCAAGCTCTACATGGAAGTGATAAATGGGTTTTTGGTGTCAGTTCTGTGAATGAGAAGTCATTGCCTGCTGCAATTTGGTGGATTATTTGCCAAAATATCGATATATGGTCCCCTCATGCTAGTAAGAAGAAGTTGAAGATGTTCATCAAGCATGTGATCCTTACTTCTCTTCCATATATAACAAAAGGCTGTACACAGGTGGAAAGGCATCACACAAATGAAGCCCATTTCCTTGATAAAATTTCTGTGCATCAAATCTCAGCAGAACTTCTGGCTGATTCTGTTCTGTATGAACATAAA TTTGTTCGCAGGCATTTGGCATCCAGGTTTTGCAATTTATTGGAGAAGTCAATCCTACCACTATTTGGAGACGTCAAACTGAACATGTCACCTAAATGGAAAGAGGGTTTAAGTGCACTTGAGAACTCATATGTTGTTTTAAGCAGAAAATCCTCTACATGTGATGAGTTGACAGGGGGTAAACCAGCCTCCCATTTATTGTCTGAGATGGCTGCAGATATTTCCAGAGAATCAACTGCTGTGAAATTTACAGCTTGTCAAAGTTTGCTTAGGCTTTTGTGCTGGATGCCAAAAGgatatatcaattcaaaatcattctCACTTTATGTTACTAGCACACTCAACCTTGAAAG GCTTGTGATTGGCCACCTGTTAGAATGTGGGGACTCATTCTTCTCACATAAGCAGTATGAGCTTTTAAGGTTGCTGGTGGCCTGCCGGAGGGCTCTGAAATGTCTAATTATGGCATATTGTGAGGAGAAAGTTAGAACTACTCATTCTGCACTCATTCCTGTTCTGTTTGAGGATGTACATTCTGTATTATGGCTTTCCAGATCAGTGTCTGTGGTGTTTAGGCTTCAAGAGACACTGTCAGAAGATAAAGCTTGTGAAGTTGCAGATATGATCTTTTCATTGATGGATCACACATCATATGTGTTCCTGACACTAAGCAAATATCAATGTCCTTCTGCTGTCTCCATAATTGCTGAAAAACCTTATACAGAGCAACTCAATTCTGATGTTACCCAGGAACAGAGCAGTGTAAACGAGTCTCTGCCATGTTTGGATACCTCAAACGACGTTGAAAGCTGTAAAAGTGTTATCCTCATTGCTGAAAGTTTGAAGGAACAGGCACAGGacttaattatttctttgaaaGATGCTCATTGCAATGAGAAATCAAGTGATGAAATCGATGTTGACTGGAACAAATTATCTTCAATGGTCTCTTGCTTCAGTGGGTTCATGTGGGGCCTAGCATCTGCATTGGACCACTCCAATGCAACAGATAGTGATTATAAGGCGAAGCTGTTGAGATGGAAATGTGAAGTCATCTCAAAAATTAGTCATTGTATAAATGCATTtgctgattttatttgtttttctttccacaTGCTGTTTGTCAAGGATGATCTCCAACCTAATCATTTATCTGCTACTGGAAATTTTGTAAAGTCTGATGATAGAGACAGTTCACTGGTTTCAGGTGACTCTTGGAAAGTCACCGTGAATAAACATGGTTCACAGTCAGAAAACGTTACCTCTATTGCTGGTATTCTAAGTAAGCTTGACTCATATGAATGCCTACCATTAAATAAGGAGTGGTTGCAAAGTTTTCTTGAAGGTGATCATCCTAAAGCAGCGGTATTAATCAGGCAGCTATTAATTGCGGCGTCAGCTATTGTGAAGCTCAATTTGGAGACTAAATGCACTCCTTTGTTGTCTAGTTTGGTGCCAAGTTTTACTGGCATATCTCAAGTCTTGCTCTTGAAGTTAGCAGATGGTACCGAGGTACCAAAACCATTCTCTTTTGTTTGGTTAGATGGTGTTCTGAAGTATCTGCAAGAGCTAGGGAGTCATTTTCCCATAACTAATCCTACCTCGACTAGAAACGTGTTTTCAAAGCTATTAGAGTTACACTTGAAGGCTTTGGGAAAATGCATATCTTTACAGGGGAAAGAAGCTACTCTGACTTCTCATGATAAAGAATTGAGCACTAATACACTCCACAGTCATATAGGATCAGCTTCTCTTTCTCATCCATACTATTTAGATGAATTTAAAGCAAGGTTGAGGATGTCATTCAAAAGTTTGATAAGAAAACCATCAGAGTTGCATCTTTTGTCTGCAATACAGGCTATAGAGAGAGCACTGGTAGGAGTGTACGAAGGCTGCCCAATAATTTATGAGATTACTACTGGGAATGTGGATGGTGGAAAGGTTTCTTCAACTGTTGCAGCTGGCATTGACTGCTTGGATCTGGTTCTGGAATATGTTTCAG GTCGTAAACGTTTAAATGTTGTTAAAAGGAACATTCAGAGTTTAGTTGCTGCCTTGTTCAACATAATTCTGCACGTGCAAAGTCCATTAATTTTCTATCGGATAGCAATGGATAGTGAAAGGTATAATGGACCAGATCCAGGAGCAGTCATTCTTATGTGTGTTGAGGTGCTAACAAGAGTTTCTGGAAAACATGCTTTATTTCAAATGGATTCCTGGCATGTAGCACAGTCTTTACATATACCAGCGGCActttttcaagattttgatcAACTGAGAATTTCTCAAGGTCCAGCTTTATCTAATTCTTTGTTGAACTCGGGCAGCCAAGATTGTAATACTGTGGGAGGCAGGGATACCTGTGTTGTAGATCTACAATTCTCCGTGGAGTTATATACTGCATGCTGCCGGTTACTGTACACGGTTCTGAAGCATCACAAAAG TGAGTCAGAAAGGTGCATTTCTTTACTTCAAGAATCTGAGCGTGTTCTTCTTCATTGTTTGGAGATGGTGGATGTTGATTTATCAGTCAGAAAAGGTTATTTTTCGTTGGGAGTTCATGAGGGGGTAAAATGTGCTAGTTCTTTCCGGAGGATTTATGAGGAG tTAAGGCAGCAAAAAGATGTCTTTGGCCAGCattgtttcaagtttttatCCAATTACATTTGGGTCTATTCAGGATATGGCCCGCTTAAAACTGGCATCAGAAG GGAGATAGATGAAGCTCTGAGACCTGGTGTGTATGCTTTAATAGATTCCTGCTCAGCAGATGATCTTCAATATCTGCATTCTGTATTTGGGG AGGGTCCTTGCAGAAACACATTGGCTACTTTGCAGCATGATTACAAACTGAATTTCCAATATGAAGGAAaagtttga
- the LOC7453630 gene encoding uncharacterized protein LOC7453630 isoform X1, translating into MAGLMKALVAILVLCLATRGLCDCSLNNINIGTVRSGREVSGKPEWNVTVTNNCRCAQSQIKLSCMGFQTVESVDPSIFVKNGDTCLLINGNSLEASASVHFSYAWDPPFLLLPVGSVIHGC; encoded by the exons ATGGCAGGTCTCATGAAAGCTTTAGTTGCAATACTTGTTTTATGTCTTGCTACCAGAG GATTATGTGATTGCTCTTTGAACAACATCAACATTGGCACAGTTCGAAGTGGGAGAGAAGTAAGTGGTAAGCCAGAATGGAATGTGACAGTGACAAACAACTGCAGATGTGCTCAAAGCCAGATAAAGCTGTCTTGCATGGGGTTTCAAACAGTGGAAAGTGTTGATCCATCAATCTTTGTGAAGAATGGTGATACTTGTCTACTTATCAATGGCAATTCCTTGGAGGCATCAGCTTCTGTCCATTTCTCCTATGCCTGGGATCCTCCTTTTCTCTTGTTGCCTGTTGGATCTGTTATCCATGGCTGTTAA
- the LOC7453630 gene encoding uncharacterized protein LOC7453630 isoform X2, with protein MKVNHEQGPSSTKDEGLCDCSLNNINIGTVRSGREVSGKPEWNVTVTNNCRCAQSQIKLSCMGFQTVESVDPSIFVKNGDTCLLINGNSLEASASVHFSYAWDPPFLLLPVGSVIHGC; from the exons ATGAAGGTTAATCATGAACAAGGTCCCTCCTCGACAAAGGATGAAG GATTATGTGATTGCTCTTTGAACAACATCAACATTGGCACAGTTCGAAGTGGGAGAGAAGTAAGTGGTAAGCCAGAATGGAATGTGACAGTGACAAACAACTGCAGATGTGCTCAAAGCCAGATAAAGCTGTCTTGCATGGGGTTTCAAACAGTGGAAAGTGTTGATCCATCAATCTTTGTGAAGAATGGTGATACTTGTCTACTTATCAATGGCAATTCCTTGGAGGCATCAGCTTCTGTCCATTTCTCCTATGCCTGGGATCCTCCTTTTCTCTTGTTGCCTGTTGGATCTGTTATCCATGGCTGTTAA